Genomic window (Triticum aestivum cultivar Chinese Spring unplaced genomic scaffold, IWGSC CS RefSeq v2.1 scaffold158738, whole genome shotgun sequence):
CGTACGTTCACCACACTTTTTTTTTGCATGGCGTTCaccacacattttgcccaaataaTACAATGCTTGCTTTCACAAATCACAATCGAATCATACGATATTACTTCTACCTTTTGTTTGTTTATACGCATGCGGTATAAAAGCAGCGCTCGCATTCCGAAACTGCAGCCCACTGCATCTCAGCCATGGCATCTATTCCCAAGCTTGTGATTCTCCTGCTGTGCACCTGTCTTCACACTCTCCTTGCTCACGGAGGGGACGATCTTCGCACCTACAAGGTTCTGCACGCTGGCGCTCTCAAATCTGCCACCGTCAACTGCTCCCAGCCCCAAGGTGCAGTAACATTGTCCATGGACGCACATGCATGCAATGTTACTATTAGTTTCCTTGCACTATTTTGAGGATATTTTGAGCACGTTCGTCATCGTGTTTCCCTTTCCCCTGTTCGGTTCTTTCAGTGACTCCATCATACGGCGGGGTCACGGTGCCGTTGCACCACCGGCACGGCCCGTGCTCGCCCTCGCCTGTACCCTCCACCAAGGCGCCGACCTTGCAGGAGATGCTCCGGCGTGACCAGCTCCGGGCCGCTTACATCACACGGATGTACTCCGGCGTCAAGGGTGGTGCAGGTGACGTGGAGCAATCGGACATTACCGTGCCCACCACGCTGGGCACCTCCCTGGGCACGCTGGAGTACCTGATCACCGTCGGCATCGGCTCGCCGGCCGTGACCCAGACCATGCTCATCGACACCGGCAGCGACGTGTCATGGGTGCAGTGCAAGCCGTGCTCGCAGTGCCACGCGCAGGCGGACTCGCTCTTCAACCCCAGCTTGTCGAGCACCTACTCCGCGTTCCCCTGCAGCTCCGCCGCCTGCGCGCAGCTCCGCCAGAGAGGCTGCTCCAACTCCCAATGCCAGTATATTGTCAAATACGGCGATGGTTCGACCGGGACTGGGACTTACAGCACCGACACGCTCGCGCTGGGCTCCAGCACCGTCAAGAACTTCCAGTTCGGGTGCAGCCAGTCTGAGTCGGGCAACCTTCTCGAAGACCAGACCGATGGGCTCatggggctcggcggcggcgcagaGTCTCTCGCCACCCAGACAGCGGGGACCTTCGGCAAGGCCTTCTCGTACTGCCTCCCGCCGACTCCGGACTCGTCCGGATTCCTCACTCTCGGTGCAGCAACCTCGGGTTTCGTAGTGAAGACGCCGATGCTGAGGAGTAGTGAGGTCCCGTCGTACTACGGCGTGCGCCTTCAGGCCATCAGGGTGGGAGGCAGGCAGCTCAGCATACCTGCCTCGGTCTTCTCCGCCGGGTCGATCATGGACTCCGGCACAATCATCACGCGGCTTCCGGCGACGGCGTACTCTGCGCTGTCGTCGGCG
Coding sequences:
- the LOC123177955 gene encoding aspartyl protease family protein At5g10770 (The sequence of the model RefSeq protein was modified relative to this genomic sequence to represent the inferred CDS: added 217 bases not found in genome assembly), producing MASIPKLVILLLCTCLHTLLAHGGDDLRTYKVLHAGALKSATVNCSQPQVTPSYGGVTVPLHHRHGPCSPSPVPSTKAPTLQEMLRRDQLRAAYITRMYSGVKGGAGDVEQSDITVPTTLGTSLGTLEYLITVGIGSPAVTQTMLIDTGSDVSWVQCKPCSQCHAQADSLFNPSLSSTYSAFPCSSAACAQLRQRGCSNSQCQYIVKYGDGSTGTGTYSTDTLALGSSTVKNFQFGCSQSESGNLLEDQTDGLMGLGGGAESLATQTAGTFGKAFSYCLPPTPDSSGFLTLGAATSGFVVKTPMLRSSEVPSYYGVRLQAIRVGGRQLSIPASVFSAGSIMDSGTIITRLPATAYSALSSAFKAGMKQYPPAQPMGIFDTCFDFSGQSTINIPTVSLVFSGGAVVDLVSDGIILDSCLAFAANSDDSSLGIIGNVQQRTIEVLYDVGGGSFGFKAGAC